The Clostridium sporogenes genome contains a region encoding:
- the nagB gene encoding glucosamine-6-phosphate deaminase yields MRIIVVENYEEMSKKAAVMIASQIILKPNSVLGLATGDTPLGMYKELIDMYHKKQIDFSEAKSFNLDEYYGLEKNNSQSYHHYMMENFFSHINIDKEKINIPDGKAENIEEECKSYDKKISDAGDIDIQVLGIGVNGHIGFNEPSVEFKAGTHLVNLDKKTIKSNSRFFNSIEDVPTKAISMGIKTILNSKKIVLLANGKGKADAIAKTVKGKICPEVPASVLQFHKDVTIILDKEAAEKL; encoded by the coding sequence ATGAGAATAATAGTTGTAGAAAATTATGAAGAAATGAGTAAAAAGGCAGCAGTAATGATAGCAAGTCAAATAATTCTAAAGCCTAATAGTGTATTAGGATTAGCTACAGGAGATACACCACTTGGTATGTACAAAGAATTAATAGACATGTATCATAAGAAACAAATTGATTTTTCAGAAGCAAAAAGCTTTAATTTAGATGAATATTATGGTCTAGAAAAGAATAATAGCCAAAGTTATCACCATTATATGATGGAAAATTTCTTTAGCCATATTAATATAGATAAAGAAAAAATAAATATACCTGATGGAAAAGCTGAAAATATCGAAGAAGAATGTAAAAGTTATGACAAGAAAATAAGTGATGCTGGTGATATAGATATTCAAGTATTAGGAATTGGTGTGAATGGTCACATAGGTTTTAATGAACCCTCTGTTGAATTTAAAGCAGGAACTCATCTTGTAAATCTTGACAAGAAGACTATTAAATCCAATTCAAGATTTTTTAATTCAATAGAAGATGTACCTACAAAAGCTATAAGTATGGGAATAAAAACTATATTGAATTCTAAAAAGATAGTTTTGTTGGCAAATGGCAAAGGAAAAGCAGATGCTATAGCTAAAACAGTAAAGGGAAAGATATGCCCAGAAGTTCCAGCCTCAGTTTTACAGTTTCATAAAGATGTTACAATAATTCTAGACAAAGAAGCAGCAGAAAAACTTTAA
- a CDS encoding YhfX family PLP-dependent enzyme has translation MFLDITKKRNPNLIKAAFHLHQKGLIQPDTYIIDLDNIVDNARKIKEEADKYGIELYFMTKQFGRNPIVCHELMKLGYKGAVTVDFKEAITLKENNISLGHVGHLVQIPTHSMEDIIEAKPEVITVYSVEKAVEVSKVAQKLGLVQNIMLRVLDDEDTLYPAQYGGFYLKDLIEKAKEIKKLPNINIYGITSFPCFLYDEKEGDIKATNNVQTLKKAQKLLENHLKIKIEQLNMPSATCVSNMKNIAENGGTHGEPGHGLTGTTPYHAEHEGAEIPCLVYVSEISHNLKKESFCYGGGNYRRSHMSKALVGKSIEDSIKVKTSLPPLESIDYYITLKSNANVGDTVVMSYRTQIFVTRSSVAVVKGIKEGNPKLLGIYDSQGRKIK, from the coding sequence ATGTTTTTAGATATAACTAAAAAGAGAAATCCTAATTTAATAAAAGCAGCTTTTCACCTTCATCAAAAAGGATTAATTCAGCCAGATACTTATATTATAGATTTAGATAATATAGTAGATAATGCTAGAAAGATAAAAGAAGAGGCAGATAAGTATGGTATAGAGTTATATTTTATGACAAAGCAATTTGGAAGGAATCCTATTGTATGCCATGAATTAATGAAATTAGGTTATAAAGGGGCTGTTACAGTAGATTTCAAAGAAGCCATTACTTTAAAAGAAAATAATATAAGCCTTGGTCATGTAGGACATCTTGTTCAAATACCAACTCACTCTATGGAAGATATAATTGAAGCCAAACCAGAGGTAATTACAGTATATTCAGTAGAGAAAGCTGTGGAAGTATCAAAAGTAGCCCAAAAACTTGGATTAGTTCAAAATATAATGCTTAGAGTATTAGATGATGAGGATACTCTTTATCCTGCTCAGTATGGAGGCTTTTATTTAAAGGATCTTATAGAAAAAGCTAAGGAAATAAAAAAACTTCCTAATATAAATATTTATGGTATAACTTCGTTTCCCTGCTTTTTATATGATGAAAAAGAAGGTGATATAAAGGCAACTAATAATGTACAAACTTTGAAAAAAGCACAGAAACTTTTAGAAAATCATTTAAAGATAAAAATAGAGCAATTAAATATGCCATCAGCTACCTGTGTTTCAAATATGAAAAATATAGCAGAAAATGGTGGAACTCATGGTGAACCGGGACATGGATTAACAGGAACTACACCTTATCATGCAGAACATGAAGGAGCGGAAATACCTTGCTTAGTTTATGTTAGTGAAATATCCCATAACTTAAAAAAAGAAAGCTTTTGCTATGGTGGTGGAAATTATAGAAGATCTCATATGAGTAAAGCCTTAGTAGGTAAGAGCATAGAGGATTCTATTAAAGTTAAAACTAGTCTTCCACCTTTAGAAAGTATTGACTATTATATTACTTTAAAAAGCAACGCTAATGTAGGAGACACTGTGGTTATGTCCTATAGAACACAAATATTTGTTACACGCAGCAGTGTAGCTGTAGTTAAAGGAATTAAAGAAGGTAACCCAAAATTGCTAGGAATATACGATTCCCAAGGTAGAAAAATTAAATAG
- a CDS encoding phosphopentomutase: MNRFIVIVLDGFGVGYMKDAKVVRPLDVGANTCKHILEKNPELKLPNLEKLGLMNALGEEIGILKFQKNATFGKAELTHFGADTFMGHQEIMGTLPKLPIKEGFITVINKVYEELKNRGYKVEIKEGKEGKFLIVNNALTIADNIEADLGQAYNITAALDTMPFEDVLTVGKIVREHSRVSRVITFGGEDITLENILNAVEEKGNGFIGINAPKSGVYNKGYQCIHLGYGINAEVQIPTILGKKGIDVTLLGKVADIVSNEYGKSISCVDTEEVLKLTIKEMKSMDKGFICTNVQETDLCGHRENVEEYFKKLSIADKYLGEIMKELQEEDILLVMADHGNDPTIGHSRHTREMVPLLVYGPKVKKVSLGIRNTLSDVGATVADYFGITCPENGTSFLDSIT, translated from the coding sequence GTGAATAGATTTATAGTAATAGTTTTAGATGGTTTTGGCGTTGGTTATATGAAGGATGCAAAAGTAGTAAGACCATTGGATGTAGGCGCTAATACCTGTAAACATATATTAGAAAAAAATCCAGAATTGAAATTGCCTAATCTAGAAAAATTAGGACTAATGAATGCCTTAGGAGAGGAAATTGGAATTTTAAAATTTCAAAAAAATGCTACCTTTGGAAAGGCTGAATTAACTCATTTTGGGGCAGATACTTTTATGGGACATCAAGAGATTATGGGAACACTTCCTAAGCTTCCTATAAAAGAGGGCTTTATAACTGTAATTAATAAAGTTTATGAAGAGCTAAAAAATAGAGGATACAAAGTTGAAATAAAAGAAGGTAAAGAAGGTAAGTTTCTTATAGTTAACAATGCTCTTACAATTGCAGATAATATTGAAGCAGATTTAGGACAAGCTTATAATATTACAGCAGCTTTAGATACAATGCCTTTTGAAGATGTACTTACTGTAGGAAAAATAGTTAGAGAACATTCAAGAGTATCAAGAGTTATTACTTTTGGAGGAGAAGATATAACACTTGAAAACATTTTAAATGCTGTAGAGGAAAAAGGTAATGGATTTATTGGTATAAATGCTCCTAAATCTGGAGTTTATAACAAAGGATATCAGTGTATTCATTTAGGATACGGTATAAATGCAGAGGTTCAAATCCCTACTATATTAGGTAAAAAAGGAATAGATGTAACTCTTTTAGGTAAAGTTGCTGATATAGTTTCCAATGAATATGGTAAAAGTATTTCTTGTGTAGACACCGAAGAGGTACTTAAGCTAACAATTAAAGAAATGAAGTCAATGGATAAAGGATTTATTTGTACTAACGTCCAAGAAACAGATCTTTGTGGACATAGAGAAAATGTTGAAGAATATTTTAAAAAGCTTTCTATAGCAGATAAATATTTAGGGGAAATAATGAAGGAACTTCAAGAAGAGGATATATTGTTAGTTATGGCGGATCATGGAAATGACCCAACTATAGGACACAGTAGGCATACTAGAGAAATGGTACCACTTTTAGTCTATGGACCAAAGGTTAAGAAAGTATCTCTAGGAATAAGAAATACACTATCAGATGTGGGAGCTACTGTAGCAGATTATTTTGGAATAACTTGCCCAGAGAATGGAACATCATTTTTAGATAGTATTACTTAA
- a CDS encoding aminotransferase class V-fold PLP-dependent enzyme, protein MNTYPLESISLKDAKAFQFKMIDIITKHFKGTEILSLGDLGVVKGLNKPSCTKKAESVVAEFFNEEKAVFLRGAGTGALRWGIISFMESKDTLLVHDAPIYPTTEVTIKTMGIKVVKANFNDRDEVIKVLKENKEIKGALVQYTRQKIDDKYNMEEVIKTIKEFNKDIKIITDDNYAVMKVEKIGTQCGADLSAFSSFKLLGPEGVGILVGKKELIDKVISLNYSGGSQVQGFEAMEVLRGLVYAPVSLAIQAEVNEELAYRLNSGEIEGVKSAFLANAQSKVLLVELKKEIANEVLLESERLGAAPNPVGAESKYEFVPMFYRISGTFRAADSSLEKRMIRINPMRSGADTVIRILKESIKRVYEGAN, encoded by the coding sequence ATGAACACATATCCCTTAGAATCTATATCACTTAAGGACGCAAAAGCTTTTCAATTTAAAATGATAGATATAATAACAAAGCATTTTAAAGGTACAGAGATTTTATCTCTAGGTGATTTAGGCGTTGTAAAAGGATTAAACAAACCTAGCTGTACCAAAAAAGCAGAGAGTGTTGTAGCAGAATTTTTTAACGAAGAAAAGGCAGTATTTCTTAGGGGAGCTGGTACAGGGGCATTAAGATGGGGAATTATTAGTTTTATGGAAAGTAAAGATACACTATTAGTACATGATGCTCCAATTTATCCAACTACTGAAGTTACTATCAAAACTATGGGTATTAAAGTGGTTAAAGCTAACTTTAATGATAGAGATGAAGTAATAAAGGTACTTAAAGAAAATAAGGAAATAAAAGGTGCTTTAGTACAATATACAAGACAGAAAATTGATGATAAATATAATATGGAAGAAGTAATAAAAACTATAAAAGAATTTAACAAAGACATAAAGATAATTACTGATGATAACTATGCTGTTATGAAGGTTGAAAAAATTGGAACTCAATGTGGTGCTGATTTATCTGCTTTCTCATCTTTTAAGCTATTAGGTCCTGAAGGCGTTGGAATATTAGTTGGGAAAAAAGAACTTATAGACAAAGTAATAAGCTTAAATTATTCAGGAGGAAGTCAAGTACAAGGCTTTGAAGCTATGGAAGTTTTAAGAGGCTTAGTATATGCTCCAGTATCTTTAGCAATTCAAGCTGAGGTTAATGAAGAGCTTGCATACAGATTAAATTCTGGCGAAATAGAAGGAGTAAAGAGTGCTTTTCTTGCTAATGCACAATCAAAGGTTTTATTAGTAGAACTTAAAAAAGAAATTGCAAATGAAGTGCTTTTAGAATCAGAAAGGCTTGGAGCGGCACCAAATCCAGTAGGCGCAGAATCAAAATATGAATTCGTTCCTATGTTTTATAGAATTTCTGGAACATTTAGAGCTGCTGATAGTAGTTTAGAAAAGAGAATGATAAGAATTAACCCAATGAGAAGTGGAGCAGATACAGTTATAAGAATTTTAAAAGAAAGCATTAAAAGAGTTTATGAAGGGGCTAACTAG
- a CDS encoding TetR/AcrR family transcriptional regulator produces MAKQIKGVYEKVYECAKKEFLSKGFKDASLRTIAQEAGTSTGSIYTRFRNKEGLFHAIVFPVVEELKNWFLSIQESFHQKDAEYQKEKMFEYSEIQAEEFVLYIYSHYDVFKLLLECSEGTEFSDFVDQLVNIEMEYTVKYMETTGDNALKNGNISLEFLHIVISAYFSGVFEIVRHNMKKEAGILYAKQLREFYYAGFAKIYKW; encoded by the coding sequence ATGGCAAAACAAATTAAGGGAGTTTATGAAAAAGTGTATGAATGTGCAAAAAAGGAATTCTTAAGTAAAGGCTTTAAAGATGCTTCTTTACGCACAATTGCACAGGAGGCTGGTACTAGTACAGGTTCTATTTATACTCGTTTTCGTAACAAAGAAGGTTTGTTCCATGCTATCGTTTTTCCGGTAGTGGAGGAACTAAAAAATTGGTTTTTAAGTATTCAGGAATCATTTCATCAAAAGGATGCAGAGTATCAAAAAGAGAAAATGTTTGAGTATAGTGAAATACAAGCTGAAGAATTTGTATTATATATCTATAGTCACTATGATGTTTTTAAACTACTCTTAGAATGTTCAGAGGGTACAGAGTTCTCTGACTTTGTAGATCAACTAGTTAACATTGAAATGGAATATACCGTTAAGTATATGGAAACTACAGGAGATAATGCTCTTAAAAATGGAAATATAAGTTTAGAATTTTTGCATATTGTAATCAGCGCTTACTTCTCCGGAGTATTTGAAATTGTGCGTCATAATATGAAAAAAGAAGCTGGCATACTTTATGCAAAACAGCTTAGAGAGTTTTATTATGCAGGTTTTGCTAAAATTTACAAATGGTAA